The following are from one region of the Ptychodera flava strain L36383 chromosome 15, AS_Pfla_20210202, whole genome shotgun sequence genome:
- the LOC139150894 gene encoding mpv17-like protein produces MSKGVTLLRSIGKSGLIRNALFVGGIFSASEFTQETIIGVEKYDFVKIARFGVFGLCCSGPFNYTWFRVLEFALPGYARKTVLKKLVADQLFAAPLITAGFFVVMDFLERKEDVFAEAKKKTIPTWMAGLVFWPPAQFINFMFVPLHYRVVYVGIVAYLWANFLCYMRRKKDVNFLSIK; encoded by the exons ATGTCAAAAGGAGTGACATTACTAAGGAGCATCGGGAAAAGTGGACTCATTCGAAATGCACTGTTCGTTGGTGGCATATTTTCAGCCTCCGAATTCACTCAAGAGACTATCATCGGGGTTGAAAAGTATGATTTCGTCAAAATTGCACGATTCGGCGTGTTCGGTTTGTGTTGCAGCGGCCCATTTAACTACACATGGTTCAGAGTGCTCGAATTTGCATTGCCTGGGTATGCCAGGAAGACCGTTCTCAAAAAGCTAGTTGCGGACCAGCTGTTTGCAGCCCCCTTAATCACAGCAGGATTTTTCGTAG TTATGGACTTCTTGGAAAGAAAAGAAGATGTTTTTGCCGAGGCAAAGAAAAAGACAATACCAACCTGGATGGCAGGTTTAGTTTTCTGGCCACCAGCCCAA tttatcaattttatgtttgttCCTCTTCACTATCGAGTGGTGTATGTTGGCATTGTAGCTTACCTCTGGGCAAACTTTCTGTGTTATATGAGAAGGAAG AAGGATGTGAATTTCCTCAGTATAAAGTAA
- the LOC139150893 gene encoding mpv17-like protein yields MVIASTFRKIWKSYLFRNSAIFGAVMAASEVSQETVLNFEHYDAARIARVGFYGCSFHAPANHFWLVFIERIFPGSSFKSVLFKTGIGQFTINPFLISTFYAGINLLEGKSDIFTELREKFWTTYAVGFVFWPPVLFVVYRVIPFNHRLAVVSVFSFIWGNFLCYMKTLDMHKNGVKSTENKQLDEAAVKSTSR; encoded by the exons ATGGTGATAGCGTCTACCTTTCGTAAGATATGGAAAAGTTATCTGTTCAGAAATTCCGCCATCTTCGGAGCTGTGATGGCGGCGTCAGAAGTTAGTCAGGAAACAGTTCTGAACTTTGAACACTACGATGCCGCGCGGATAGCCCGTGTCGGGTTTTACGGGTGTTCATTCCATGCTCCAGCGAACCACTTTTGGCTGGTGTTCATCGAGAGAATCTTTCCAGGGTCGTCTTTTAAGAGTGTTCTCTTTAAAACTGGAATAGGACAATTTACTATCAACCCGTTCTTGATTTCGACATTTTACGCCG gTATAAATTTACTGGAAGGAAAGTCAGACATCTTTACTGAACTCAGGGAGAAATTCTGGACGACATATGCAGTAGGATTTGTCTTTTGGCCTCCTGTATTG TTTGTAGTTTACAGGGTAATTCCATTCAATCACAGACTGGCAGTTGTTTCAGTATTTAGCTTTATATGGGGCAACTTTCTATGTTACATGAAAACATTG GACATGCATAAGAATGGTGTGAAATCTacagaaaacaaacaattaGATGAAGCTGCTGTGAAATCTACCAGTAGATGA